GGAATGATGAGTTGGTCTGCCAAAAATTCATCAATACTACCCTCGGTATTGAGAAAAGAGAAAAGCCCGTTACAGGCTTCATCGGCTACCATTTCAGCACGCTTACCAATTGCGCCCAAACTGAAATAACAACACTGGCTATACTCAAATTTTCCCAAGAGTAACAGCATGGAGCCCTTTCCGGAGGAGGGTATGTGTTTTAAGAGTATCCGGCATGGTATGTCCCGCTCGTCCAGTCTTTTCTGTGCCTGCAGTTGTTGTCTGCGGGCAATATTCATTTCAAGATTGCTTACCGCGGATATACCTGTTACCTGAAGAAGGCGGCCTCTTTCTGCTATTTTTAATGGAAGAGAGTGTTTCCTTGCCGTAATTTTTGCGAAAACTTCTCCGCCTCCCCGAGGGTAAAATCCGGCTTTATGAATTTCTATTTCCGCATCAAATCCAATTTTTTTGAGAAAGTATAGCCATTGGTATGAGAGATAGTCCATGCACGGGCAGTGAGTTACATGTGTGCCGCCAGTAATGGTAATAAAAGATGGTTTGGCTGTAAGGCTGAGGGGATAAAGTATGGTTTGTAAAACAAGAGAGACAGAACCGGCCGTGCCAATATTGAAATGATACGTGCCTGCTTCTATGCTTCCAGGATAAAACTCAAGGCAAGTAGATCGAAGGTGATTTCCCGCCACCCTGGCATTACAGATCTGTGTAATAGCATTTACCGCTTGCAGATGCTGATAACTGAGTCCGGGGGGTTTTCTCCGGGCACGGATATTATAAATCGTAAAGGGTTTTTTGGTGATAGCCGACAGGGAAAGGGCCGTGCGCAGGATTTGCCCGCCCCCCTCGCCAAAAGACCCGTCGATCTCGATGATATCGCTGTGCATGAAAAAAAGAAAAGGGGAAGAACATCCGCATGTCCTACCCCTTTTTCCATCAAAATATCAGTTAAAGAACTTATGATGGGTGTAATTATTCTGCAAATGTACGAATAAGAGCTATCAATCCATCAAAATCAGCAAGGTCAACACCAAGGTCTTTTACCGGCACGTAGTTTGCGTTTTTTGTGCCATTGGTCATTGACTCTTTCATATCCGCATCCGTCCTGGTTCTTTGGTACTCTTTGTTGGAAAAATCCGGTGCGCCAAACTGTTTCCCGGCTTCTGAACCTTTCCCGTCGGGGCCATGGCACAGTTCACAGGTATCCTTATAAATCTGCTTCGGATCTCCGGCCGTTGCCATAGAAGAGGGAACAGAAAGGTAAAGGCCAAATACTGTAGCCATAAAAATCGCAGAGAAGCTAAGAACTTTTTTCAATGAAATATCCTCCAAAAAATGAACTATTTGTTTACCTGTTAAAGTCAAATATTTTATTACAGAATAAAGTGCAAAATGCCCTTTTGTTTGAAATTCTCATCACCTCCAATCAAATTATGGTATCTTTGATGTGATAAATTCTATGGCATGTCTTACGTCTCTTTCATGAAAGATAGGCTTTTGTTTATCTGGTTTCGTTGTCCTCAATATATCAAGATGCTCTTTATTTTTTTGCC
The DNA window shown above is from Candidatus Brocadiaceae bacterium and carries:
- the rtcA gene encoding RNA 3'-phosphate cyclase: MHSDIIEIDGSFGEGGGQILRTALSLSAITKKPFTIYNIRARRKPPGLSYQHLQAVNAITQICNARVAGNHLRSTCLEFYPGSIEAGTYHFNIGTAGSVSLVLQTILYPLSLTAKPSFITITGGTHVTHCPCMDYLSYQWLYFLKKIGFDAEIEIHKAGFYPRGGGEVFAKITARKHSLPLKIAERGRLLQVTGISAVSNLEMNIARRQQLQAQKRLDERDIPCRILLKHIPSSGKGSMLLLLGKFEYSQCCYFSLGAIGKRAEMVADEACNGLFSFLNTEGSIDEFLADQLIIPLALTKATSRFVTPMITQHLLTNIETVKLFLPVTVHLCGEFSGKGVVDILN
- a CDS encoding c-type cytochrome; this translates as MKKVLSFSAIFMATVFGLYLSVPSSMATAGDPKQIYKDTCELCHGPDGKGSEAGKQFGAPDFSNKEYQRTRTDADMKESMTNGTKNANYVPVKDLGVDLADFDGLIALIRTFAE